In a genomic window of Borrelia maritima:
- the ybeY gene encoding rRNA maturation RNase YbeY: MSKSDLNLLVENIKFEHLSVFYDFILSVLNTLSISDFELSVILCDNVYIQKLNNKFRNKDEPTDVLSFNYNELNEDLVDSINYKIQGDLIISFEYLKFSSQEFNVEIYEELQRVTIHGILHLMGYKHETNDFQKEGMLILQENILRKNKRVF, from the coding sequence TTGTCCAAATCTGATTTAAATTTATTGGTAGAAAATATTAAATTTGAACATCTTAGTGTTTTTTATGATTTTATTTTATCCGTTTTAAATACTCTTTCTATTAGTGATTTTGAACTTTCAGTTATTCTTTGTGATAATGTTTATATACAAAAATTGAACAATAAGTTCAGAAACAAGGATGAGCCGACCGATGTTCTTTCTTTTAATTATAATGAACTTAACGAAGATTTAGTTGATAGCATAAATTATAAAATACAAGGAGATCTCATAATATCTTTTGAATATTTAAAATTTAGTTCTCAAGAGTTTAATGTTGAAATTTACGAGGAGCTTCAGCGTGTCACTATTCATGGGATTTTGCATTTAATGGGATATAAGCATGAAACTAATGATTTTCAAAAGGAAGGTATGTTGATTCTTCAAGAAAATATCTTAAGAAAAAATAAAAGGGTATTTTAG
- a CDS encoding PASTA domain-containing protein, whose amino-acid sequence MFKDKLDLTQSDKNCNDEILILPKTTIKGLLLVIFGSLIVAFAVFFMVLENKEIAVVPNLYSLSIEDAILELQRKDLIPHIEFKFSSSALDKGKVIEQGPKPGTVLRHNNKVIIFISKGAVINSVDSFIGKNIDDVIINLKANSFDNSKLLYHIVKPLEVESELPKGIIIRQNPSPGSQISSLTDLQFLISKGKDRLDKYAKNYVGIYYKDVVVSLLNDNINFDIDLVNTSDFGNVVSQSILPGTKINESNRILITIARPKVDNKIAFGILTYKLRQHPSYVDISVRLKGLDGENSLIYSFKSMGGLIKLPYEVYKGSKIELYIYDKLINQTVIN is encoded by the coding sequence TTGTTTAAAGATAAATTAGATCTGACTCAGAGTGACAAAAATTGTAATGATGAAATATTAATTTTGCCTAAAACTACAATCAAGGGTTTGCTTTTAGTTATTTTTGGATCTTTAATTGTTGCTTTTGCAGTTTTCTTTATGGTTTTGGAAAATAAGGAGATTGCAGTTGTTCCGAATCTTTATTCTCTTAGTATTGAAGATGCTATTCTTGAATTGCAGAGAAAAGATTTAATTCCACACATTGAATTTAAATTTTCTTCAAGTGCTCTTGACAAAGGGAAAGTGATAGAACAGGGCCCAAAGCCAGGAACTGTTTTAAGGCATAATAATAAGGTCATAATTTTCATTAGCAAAGGGGCTGTAATAAACAGCGTTGATAGTTTTATTGGCAAAAACATTGACGATGTTATTATTAATTTAAAGGCAAATTCTTTTGATAATTCTAAATTGCTTTACCATATTGTTAAACCTCTTGAGGTTGAGAGCGAATTACCGAAGGGTATAATAATTCGTCAAAATCCATCGCCAGGTAGTCAAATATCAAGTTTAACAGATCTTCAATTTTTAATTAGCAAGGGCAAAGACCGTTTGGACAAATATGCGAAAAATTATGTTGGAATTTATTATAAAGATGTTGTTGTTTCTCTTTTGAATGATAATATTAACTTTGACATTGATTTGGTAAATACGAGTGATTTTGGGAATGTTGTTTCTCAGTCTATTCTGCCTGGAACTAAAATAAATGAATCAAATAGAATTTTAATTACTATTGCAAGACCCAAGGTTGACAATAAAATTGCTTTTGGAATTTTGACTTATAAATTAAGGCAACATCCATCTTATGTTGATATATCTGTTAGGCTAAAAGGTTTGGATGGTGAAAATTCTTTGATTTATTCCTTCAAGTCGATGGGAGGATTGATTAAATTGCCTTATGAGGTTTACAAAGGCTCTAAGATTGAGCTTTATATTTATGATAAGCTTATCAATCAAACAGTTATAAATTAA
- a CDS encoding 16S rRNA (uracil(1498)-N(3))-methyltransferase, with amino-acid sequence MNLMLITFDEFKKGISLNDARTEHLIKILKLKDNDKFKFGIIGEKNIYHCIYKKDKKLFFKKISKIGESNKLKKLNVLIGMIRPIVAKRIIKELASIGICEIIFFNAELTEKSYLNSKIFKNNDYEKYLIAGAMQGGVTYLPKIKIIKNLKDSLKYIKQKNFEIKILLEKDSKKNLMDIKQADNLTIIVGPERGFTEKEKQLITQNNFSSYSISSNILRTETAIIAGSIIAAAKLINM; translated from the coding sequence ATGAATCTAATGTTAATAACTTTTGATGAATTTAAAAAAGGAATTTCACTAAATGACGCTAGGACAGAACATCTTATTAAAATCTTAAAATTAAAAGATAACGACAAATTTAAATTTGGAATTATTGGAGAAAAAAACATTTACCATTGCATTTACAAAAAAGACAAAAAACTATTTTTCAAGAAAATTTCTAAAATAGGAGAATCTAATAAACTTAAAAAATTAAATGTACTAATTGGAATGATAAGGCCAATTGTTGCTAAAAGAATAATAAAAGAACTTGCTAGTATTGGGATATGCGAAATAATTTTTTTTAACGCTGAGCTTACTGAAAAATCATATTTAAATTCTAAAATCTTTAAAAACAATGATTACGAAAAGTATTTAATAGCCGGAGCAATGCAAGGAGGGGTAACTTACCTGCCTAAAATAAAAATTATTAAAAATTTGAAAGATAGCCTTAAATATATTAAACAAAAAAATTTTGAAATAAAAATATTGCTTGAAAAAGATAGCAAAAAAAATTTAATGGATATAAAACAAGCAGATAATTTAACTATTATTGTGGGACCTGAGAGGGGATTTACAGAAAAAGAAAAACAATTAATAACACAAAATAATTTCTCCTCTTACAGTATATCCTCAAACATTCTAAGAACAGAAACAGCCATAATTGCTGGATCTATTATTGCTGCAGCTAAACTAATTAATATGTAA
- a CDS encoding HAD family hydrolase — MKNIKAVASDLDGTLLLSKSYIGAFTELVIKKLTKEKKKFIIATGRSKNEIIQITKKIDQLQVSFFITLNGAKVYNQEWKLIKSHNLSPEVVKKILSLREKKFSYIPHFLHKADQYDDQLNIDIKTKIAIDECKKLKKESNIFRHGIVSPINKIQEIKDFSELENFENVAKIILAGREESLIEYEAMILEKYKGEINAYLSTPNSLEIVDHKVSKGNALKEVLKIINIDLSETIAFGDGFNDTDMLENVKKGLLMGNANYRLKAMLPYLEVIGTNDEEAVANYINENVLEEPI; from the coding sequence ATGAAAAATATTAAAGCGGTTGCCTCTGATCTTGATGGGACTCTCTTGCTATCAAAAAGCTATATTGGAGCATTTACAGAACTTGTAATTAAAAAATTAACAAAAGAAAAAAAGAAATTCATAATAGCAACAGGCAGAAGCAAAAATGAAATCATTCAAATTACAAAAAAAATAGATCAACTGCAAGTTTCATTTTTTATTACATTGAACGGTGCAAAAGTTTACAACCAAGAATGGAAATTAATAAAAAGTCATAATTTGTCTCCTGAAGTGGTAAAGAAGATTTTAAGCCTAAGAGAAAAGAAGTTTAGCTACATACCACATTTTTTACATAAAGCAGATCAATACGACGACCAATTAAATATTGACATTAAGACTAAAATCGCAATTGATGAATGCAAAAAATTAAAAAAAGAATCCAATATTTTCAGACATGGAATAGTTAGCCCAATCAATAAAATTCAAGAAATCAAAGACTTTAGCGAGCTTGAAAATTTTGAAAATGTTGCAAAAATAATATTGGCCGGTAGAGAAGAAAGTCTAATAGAATATGAAGCAATGATTTTAGAAAAATACAAAGGAGAAATAAATGCATACCTTTCTACTCCAAATTCACTAGAAATTGTAGATCATAAAGTATCCAAAGGGAATGCATTAAAAGAAGTTCTTAAAATTATTAATATTGATTTAAGCGAAACCATAGCTTTTGGCGATGGATTTAATGATACTGATATGCTAGAAAATGTAAAAAAGGGATTGCTAATGGGAAATGCAAATTATAGATTAAAAGCAATGCTTCCTTACTTAGAAGTAATAGGAACAAATGATGAAGAAGCTGTTGCAAATTACATTAACGAGAATGTTTTAGAAGAACCTATCTAG
- a CDS encoding hemolysin family protein has translation MLGFFNFKNKKKKKGSPKNDIEDKSNIETSLIKNFNALKETIVKEIMVPRIGVIFVDYAKSKDELLKVVTSSSHSRFPVYHGTIDNIVGIIHTRDILLHMCKKDFYEIDLKDIMRKVMFVPESKKTDSLLKEFQENHVHIAIVVDEYGGVSGLVTLEDILEEIVGDIQDEFDNELDEIVFLDDGSYLCDARILIEDLNEKLNLNLPNGDFDTLGGFVYDLFGRIPLKNEKVEYGNLVFSIKNMHQRNIKVIKISNKEGL, from the coding sequence ATGTTGGGATTTTTTAATTTTAAAAATAAAAAAAAGAAAAAAGGAAGCCCAAAAAATGATATTGAAGATAAATCGAATATTGAAACTTCTTTGATAAAAAATTTCAATGCTCTTAAAGAGACTATTGTAAAAGAGATAATGGTTCCTAGAATAGGAGTCATATTTGTTGATTATGCTAAGAGCAAGGATGAGCTTTTAAAGGTTGTAACATCTAGTAGTCATTCAAGATTTCCTGTGTATCATGGCACTATTGATAATATTGTTGGGATAATTCATACAAGAGACATACTATTGCATATGTGCAAAAAGGATTTCTACGAAATAGATTTAAAAGATATTATGCGTAAGGTTATGTTTGTTCCTGAAAGCAAAAAAACGGATTCTCTTTTAAAAGAATTTCAAGAAAATCATGTTCATATTGCAATTGTAGTTGATGAGTATGGTGGGGTTTCAGGCCTTGTAACTCTTGAAGATATTCTTGAAGAGATAGTGGGTGATATTCAGGATGAATTTGACAATGAGCTTGATGAAATAGTTTTTCTTGATGATGGGTCTTATCTTTGTGATGCGAGAATTTTAATAGAGGATTTAAATGAAAAGCTTAATTTAAATTTGCCAAATGGAGATTTTGATACTCTTGGTGGTTTTGTTTATGATCTTTTTGGGAGGATTCCTTTGAAAAATGAAAAGGTAGAATATGGCAATTTAGTTTTTTCGATTAAAAATATGCATCAAAGAAATATTAAGGTAATAAAGATTTCCAATAAGGAAGGTTTATGA
- the fmt gene encoding methionyl-tRNA formyltransferase, producing MKIFFVSSSSIALEVFKEIVRHYEVVGVLTLPDKPKGRGQKLSQNAIKMEAVARGIKVFDPLILDDNTLNLIRGLNPDLMLVFSYGKIFKKEFLDIFPKGCINVHPSLLPKYRGVSPIQSAILNGDCVSGITIQSMALEMDSGNILVQKSFKIRSYDTSYDISKLVSSLSPSLVLEALEKISKGFSGIPQKSSDVTFCSFLKKELGFIDFNLSAFEIKNRINACNPWPLVRAKLDFGEIIFHRADSLEIDLYKKKKVGEIIDFDPERGLFVNAGEGILLLLEVQRPGRKVLDFKSFYNGSRHLIGQVFSSIGGVY from the coding sequence ATGAAAATATTTTTTGTGAGCTCTTCTTCTATTGCTTTAGAAGTTTTTAAAGAGATTGTAAGGCATTATGAAGTTGTGGGAGTTTTAACATTGCCCGATAAACCTAAAGGCAGAGGACAAAAATTAAGCCAAAATGCAATAAAGATGGAGGCCGTTGCTAGGGGTATTAAAGTTTTTGATCCCTTAATTCTTGATGACAATACATTAAATTTAATTAGAGGCTTGAATCCAGATTTAATGCTAGTTTTTTCTTATGGCAAGATCTTTAAAAAAGAATTTTTAGATATTTTTCCAAAGGGATGTATTAATGTTCATCCTTCTCTTTTGCCCAAATATAGGGGTGTTTCTCCGATTCAATCTGCAATTTTAAATGGTGATTGCGTTAGCGGTATTACTATTCAGAGTATGGCTTTAGAAATGGATAGCGGCAATATTTTAGTGCAAAAAAGTTTTAAGATAAGATCTTATGATACAAGTTATGATATTTCAAAGCTTGTTTCGAGCCTTAGCCCAAGCCTTGTCTTAGAAGCTTTAGAAAAAATTAGCAAAGGTTTTTCAGGAATTCCTCAAAAATCAAGTGACGTTACTTTTTGTTCTTTTTTAAAAAAAGAATTGGGATTTATAGATTTTAATTTAAGTGCATTTGAGATTAAAAATAGAATTAATGCATGCAATCCTTGGCCACTTGTAAGAGCTAAGCTTGATTTTGGTGAGATTATTTTTCATCGTGCTGATTCTTTGGAAATAGATTTATATAAAAAGAAAAAAGTGGGAGAAATTATTGATTTTGATCCCGAAAGAGGATTATTTGTAAATGCCGGGGAAGGTATTCTTTTGTTATTAGAAGTTCAAAGACCTGGGAGAAAGGTTTTAGATTTTAAATCTTTTTATAATGGAAGTAGACATCTAATAGGCCAAGTGTTTTCTTCAATAGGGGGAGTATATTAG
- the def gene encoding peptide deformylase: MEMVFYPNDLLRVKTKQIDNIDNKIRDYAKKMIELMDISGGVGLAAPQVGLDLSLFVVRENKMVKPLVFINPLITETSYELNSYKEGCLSIPGVYYDLMRPKAIMINFYDENGKSLTIENSDFLARIIQHEMDHLNGVLFIDYYEERLRNKLLKPYMRERGFKGK, encoded by the coding sequence ATGGAAATGGTATTTTATCCTAATGATTTGCTTCGTGTTAAGACAAAACAAATTGATAATATTGATAATAAGATTAGAGATTATGCTAAAAAGATGATAGAATTGATGGATATTAGCGGTGGAGTTGGGCTTGCTGCTCCTCAGGTAGGTCTTGATCTTTCACTTTTTGTAGTTAGAGAGAATAAAATGGTAAAACCTTTGGTTTTTATCAATCCTTTAATTACAGAGACTTCTTATGAACTTAATTCTTACAAAGAAGGGTGCTTGAGTATACCCGGAGTTTATTATGATTTAATGAGGCCCAAGGCTATTATGATAAATTTTTATGATGAGAATGGAAAATCTCTTACTATAGAAAATTCTGATTTTTTGGCAAGAATTATTCAGCATGAAATGGACCATTTAAATGGAGTTCTTTTTATTGATTATTACGAAGAAAGGCTAAGAAATAAATTATTAAAGCCTTATATGAGAGAAAGAGGTTTTAAGGGAAAATGA
- a CDS encoding aminopeptidase P family protein, with protein MGINKRLALLREHMRKNGIDAYLVAGYDPHFSEYSHERYSTRKFITGFSGSLGTVIVTLSKAVLFTDGRYFLQADQELKGTEVALIKLGVKGSPDVFTYINSNLQELKLGIYSDEISIKFYKEFSEKCKNTHISVLNQDLIDLIWESRPQLELSHIFELIDAERNNKRAEKIKSIHLSLEKNLADFYVITALDEIAWILNLRGSDIKESALFYSFLLISRNKDQKNVLFIDTKKLDSSVKETLEMDNFEIEAYSDFYYFLEKIKHKGKFFVSFYANVKVLKVLGEANVILGESIVSDLKASKTDYELLKIKEAHIIDAVGLIKFLHKFKSLSMAELAKLDEIDISDMLLQFRKLNKNFFSSSFDSIVGFKENGALPHYKPKRGKKINTKGLLLIDSGGSYFGLGTTDVTRVFLIGDASSEEKRDYTLVLKAFISLASLKFPYGSSGAFLDGICRLPLLKNELNFIHGTGHGVGFFLNVHELPVSISPNSSYPFKGSEVVSIEPGLYRRLSHGIRIENLVFVKQAFANDFGVFLEFENLTLVPFEKELIVKEMLSEDELNYINNYHESVFSTLKEHFDGEGELEFLAKLTSKI; from the coding sequence TTGGGTATTAATAAAAGATTAGCTTTGCTTAGAGAGCATATGAGAAAAAATGGAATTGATGCTTATTTGGTAGCAGGTTATGATCCTCATTTTAGTGAATATTCTCATGAAAGGTATAGTACTCGTAAGTTTATTACAGGCTTTTCTGGTAGTTTGGGCACGGTAATTGTAACATTGTCAAAAGCCGTCCTTTTTACAGACGGCAGGTATTTTTTACAAGCTGATCAAGAACTTAAGGGAACTGAAGTTGCATTAATAAAGCTTGGAGTAAAAGGGTCCCCCGATGTTTTTACATATATAAATTCAAATTTACAAGAATTAAAACTTGGAATTTACTCTGATGAGATTAGCATAAAGTTTTATAAAGAGTTTTCTGAGAAATGTAAAAATACACATATTAGTGTTTTAAATCAAGATCTAATTGATTTAATTTGGGAATCTAGACCCCAGCTTGAGCTTAGCCATATATTTGAATTGATTGATGCTGAGAGGAATAATAAAAGAGCTGAAAAGATCAAATCTATTCATTTAAGTTTGGAAAAGAATTTGGCAGATTTTTATGTTATTACTGCTCTTGATGAGATTGCTTGGATATTGAATTTAAGAGGGTCGGATATTAAAGAATCCGCATTGTTTTATTCGTTTCTTTTAATATCTAGGAATAAGGATCAGAAAAACGTTCTTTTTATTGATACAAAAAAACTTGATTCAAGCGTTAAAGAAACGCTTGAAATGGATAATTTTGAAATAGAGGCTTACAGCGATTTTTACTATTTTCTAGAGAAAATAAAGCATAAAGGTAAATTCTTTGTTTCATTTTATGCTAATGTTAAGGTTTTAAAGGTTCTTGGTGAGGCTAATGTGATTTTGGGAGAGAGTATTGTAAGCGATCTTAAGGCATCAAAAACGGATTATGAACTTCTTAAGATTAAAGAAGCTCATATTATTGATGCTGTTGGCTTGATTAAATTTTTACATAAATTTAAAAGTCTAAGTATGGCCGAATTGGCTAAATTAGATGAAATAGATATTTCTGATATGCTTTTGCAGTTTAGAAAATTGAATAAAAATTTTTTTAGTTCTAGTTTTGACTCAATAGTTGGTTTTAAAGAAAATGGAGCTCTTCCACATTATAAGCCTAAAAGAGGTAAGAAAATAAATACAAAAGGTCTTCTTCTGATTGATTCTGGGGGTTCGTATTTTGGACTTGGTACGACAGATGTTACAAGAGTTTTTCTAATAGGAGATGCTTCTAGTGAAGAAAAGCGTGACTATACTTTGGTTCTTAAAGCTTTCATTAGTCTTGCTTCTTTAAAATTCCCATATGGATCTTCAGGGGCTTTTCTTGATGGAATTTGTAGATTGCCGCTTTTAAAAAATGAATTAAATTTTATTCATGGCACTGGTCATGGTGTTGGATTTTTTCTTAATGTTCATGAACTTCCAGTTTCTATTAGTCCTAATTCTAGTTATCCTTTTAAAGGATCTGAAGTGGTTTCAATTGAGCCTGGTCTTTATCGAAGGCTTAGTCATGGAATAAGGATTGAAAATTTAGTTTTTGTAAAGCAAGCTTTTGCAAATGACTTTGGAGTTTTTTTGGAGTTTGAGAATTTAACTCTTGTTCCTTTTGAAAAAGAATTAATAGTAAAAGAAATGCTTTCAGAAGATGAGTTGAATTATATTAATAATTATCATGAATCTGTATTTTCAACTTTAAAAGAGCATTTTGATGGTGAAGGGGAGTTAGAATTTTTAGCAAAGTTAACAAGTAAAATATGA
- a CDS encoding aminopeptidase, which translates to MEKDLIIYAELIILKGINLQKNQCVLIQGSIENYNFLKILAKKAYEYGAKYVKLNIKDIDILKSRLEFSQEKNLEFIPNAEKSFLKEIVQDKWARISVDDTENFEELKENIGQKMSIYQKALNLTSKTLSQAIMSNEIAWCVVCAPGPKWASKVLNKKEGNETLEEFFKIQKKILLLDGENTIKNWESHGEKLNKRCKILNELNLEKVIFKTEKTNLEVYLLETSLWTGGSEKVKGTEIKFNANVPTEEVFTTPNYKKTKGIVYATRPVMVLGALISGIWLKFENGKVVDFGCRDEKQKEILKSHIETDIQSKYIGEVALVDSSSPIYQSNLTFYNTLYDENASCHIALGAAYPSCLSNEEDLKTDTDKLTYGCNVSLVHTDLMIGSDKLNVIGVDKNGKEHIIIKAGKFEI; encoded by the coding sequence ATGGAGAAAGATTTAATAATATATGCAGAACTTATAATTTTAAAAGGAATTAATTTACAAAAAAATCAATGTGTTCTAATTCAAGGCTCAATTGAAAATTACAACTTTTTAAAAATATTAGCAAAAAAAGCTTATGAATATGGAGCTAAATATGTCAAACTAAATATTAAAGACATTGATATTTTAAAATCAAGATTAGAATTCTCGCAAGAGAAAAACTTAGAATTCATTCCAAATGCCGAAAAAAGCTTTTTAAAAGAAATAGTTCAAGATAAATGGGCAAGAATTAGCGTCGATGATACAGAAAATTTTGAAGAATTAAAAGAGAACATTGGTCAAAAAATGTCAATTTATCAAAAAGCTTTAAATCTAACAAGCAAAACCTTGTCACAAGCAATAATGAGTAACGAAATAGCATGGTGTGTTGTTTGTGCACCAGGTCCAAAATGGGCTTCCAAAGTTTTAAATAAAAAAGAAGGAAATGAAACTTTAGAAGAATTTTTCAAAATACAAAAGAAAATATTGCTACTTGATGGAGAGAATACAATAAAAAATTGGGAATCCCATGGAGAAAAACTTAACAAAAGATGTAAAATCTTAAACGAACTCAACCTAGAAAAAGTAATTTTTAAAACCGAAAAAACAAACCTAGAAGTGTATTTACTTGAAACCTCTTTATGGACAGGTGGAAGCGAAAAAGTCAAAGGAACAGAAATAAAATTTAATGCGAATGTACCAACAGAAGAGGTTTTTACAACTCCAAACTATAAAAAAACAAAAGGAATTGTATACGCAACTCGCCCTGTCATGGTACTTGGAGCACTAATATCTGGAATATGGTTAAAATTCGAAAATGGAAAAGTCGTTGATTTTGGCTGTAGGGATGAAAAACAAAAAGAAATATTAAAATCACACATTGAAACTGACATTCAATCAAAATATATAGGAGAAGTAGCATTGGTTGACAGCAGCTCCCCTATTTATCAAAGCAATCTTACTTTTTACAACACATTATACGATGAGAATGCAAGTTGCCACATAGCGCTAGGAGCTGCATATCCATCTTGTTTAAGCAATGAAGAAGATTTAAAAACCGACACCGATAAACTAACTTATGGATGCAACGTTTCATTAGTACATACAGATTTAATGATTGGAAGCGATAAATTGAATGTCATTGGTGTAGACAAAAATGGAAAAGAACACATAATAATAAAAGCTGGCAAATTCGAAATATAA
- a CDS encoding tetratricopeptide repeat protein produces MNFNRFLMLFLFKMLFFFNFSALLASSDNTALGYYQKAHEYYLSKRYYDAIDELVEAIKINPNYYEAYKFIASIYYFLKIYTQAQFFIEKAYKMSNEDIEYKILYANILLKNNKIDQAKKIYSEVLVKQKNNIDALVGLASIFEKNGLFIAAANYYLSILDYSQNNYSAFEHLIDIYQRLGMHDKIRHLINKVRVNFLSFPDFHKRVAEFYISVNNLGLAEKYALNYLALIESSYKDFGVVDAYRLLALVYLHEFKYEDAIEALQKAILVNKDSDELYYLLGYSYLKFGNVENAILNLERAKNLKKDLEFYNIALEESFFASNFRNFLKNDSNVKISKHYENEGLKAFKSLNLNKALFHAKNAVDIWPDNDSARFLLSKIYKLMNLDIMAYEQLFYLAKQRGSTDSRILDFYDVVSFDVRKSLFYKYGYKSISDFNKLYDDRMVYRIAIFTKSENKVFGANDLILRYAERVLERNLNIEIVNYNFDYNKNRDYMINNFSEGFSYSRNNNLDLFLIFDFNADILKNSATLVVNIFSGKTGIKVGSFSYNVGGVNYLSNALNSLSKDFHDYLPKKGKILQIKNDDALINLGQVNGVVKGDVFLILKEGALNGDTRDSSFIVYKKSDILGEILVEDISDYISRGTMKSSTFLKDYIQEGATVLVKR; encoded by the coding sequence ATGAATTTTAATCGATTTTTAATGTTATTCCTTTTTAAAATGTTATTTTTTTTTAATTTTAGTGCTCTGTTAGCTAGTAGTGATAATACAGCATTGGGGTATTATCAAAAGGCTCATGAATATTATTTATCTAAAAGGTATTATGATGCTATTGATGAGCTTGTTGAGGCTATAAAAATTAATCCTAATTATTATGAAGCTTATAAATTTATTGCATCAATTTATTATTTTCTTAAGATATATACTCAAGCACAATTTTTCATAGAGAAAGCCTATAAAATGTCTAATGAAGACATTGAGTATAAAATTCTTTATGCAAATATATTGCTTAAAAATAATAAAATTGATCAAGCAAAAAAAATCTATTCTGAGGTTTTAGTTAAACAGAAAAATAATATTGATGCTTTGGTTGGACTTGCTTCAATTTTTGAAAAAAATGGATTATTCATCGCTGCTGCTAATTATTATTTGTCTATTCTTGATTATAGTCAAAATAATTATAGTGCGTTTGAACATCTTATTGATATTTATCAAAGGTTGGGAATGCATGACAAGATTAGGCATTTGATAAATAAAGTTAGGGTAAATTTTTTATCTTTTCCAGATTTTCATAAAAGAGTAGCTGAATTTTATATTAGTGTTAATAATTTAGGTCTTGCTGAAAAGTATGCTTTAAATTATTTGGCTTTAATTGAAAGTTCTTATAAAGATTTTGGAGTTGTTGATGCGTACCGATTGCTAGCGCTTGTTTATTTGCATGAATTTAAATATGAGGACGCAATTGAAGCATTACAGAAAGCTATTTTGGTCAATAAAGATTCTGATGAACTTTATTATTTATTGGGGTATTCTTACTTAAAATTTGGGAATGTTGAAAATGCTATTTTAAATTTAGAGCGAGCTAAAAATCTCAAAAAAGATTTAGAATTTTATAATATTGCTCTTGAGGAAAGTTTTTTTGCATCTAATTTTAGAAATTTTTTGAAGAATGATTCCAATGTTAAAATTTCTAAGCATTATGAAAATGAAGGACTTAAAGCTTTTAAATCTTTAAATTTAAACAAAGCACTGTTTCATGCAAAAAATGCTGTTGACATTTGGCCTGACAATGATAGTGCTAGGTTTTTGCTTTCAAAAATATATAAGCTTATGAATTTAGATATTATGGCTTATGAGCAGCTTTTTTATTTGGCAAAACAGAGAGGTTCTACTGATTCTAGAATTTTGGATTTTTATGATGTTGTGTCTTTTGATGTTAGAAAATCTTTATTTTATAAATACGGATATAAAAGTATTTCTGATTTTAATAAACTTTATGATGACAGAATGGTTTATAGAATAGCTATTTTTACTAAAAGTGAGAATAAGGTTTTTGGGGCAAACGATTTGATATTAAGATATGCTGAAAGGGTGCTTGAGCGCAATTTGAATATAGAAATAGTTAACTATAATTTTGATTACAATAAAAATAGAGATTATATGATTAATAATTTTTCCGAAGGATTTTCTTATTCTAGAAATAATAATTTGGATTTGTTTTTAATTTTTGATTTTAATGCAGACATTTTGAAAAATTCAGCTACTTTGGTAGTAAATATTTTTTCAGGGAAAACAGGGATTAAGGTTGGTTCTTTTTCTTATAATGTGGGGGGTGTTAATTATTTAAGCAATGCTTTAAATTCCCTTTCTAAAGATTTTCATGATTATTTGCCTAAAAAAGGCAAGATCCTTCAAATTAAAAATGACGATGCTCTTATTAATCTTGGTCAAGTAAATGGAGTTGTAAAGGGTGATGTTTTTTTAATTCTTAAGGAAGGTGCTTTAAACGGTGATACTAGAGACTCTAGTTTTATTGTTTACAAAAAAT
- the trxA gene encoding thioredoxin produces MAISLTKEDFIAKVFDYENDKEWSFKGERSAIIDFYADWCGPCRMLSPVFEKLSKKYENSIDFYKVDTDKEQDIASVLKVQSLPTILFIPVDGKPKVSVGFLQEDAFENIIKDFFGF; encoded by the coding sequence ATGGCTATTTCTTTAACCAAAGAAGATTTTATTGCTAAAGTTTTTGATTATGAGAATGATAAAGAATGGAGTTTTAAGGGCGAGCGGTCTGCAATTATTGATTTTTATGCTGATTGGTGTGGTCCATGTAGAATGCTTTCTCCGGTTTTTGAAAAACTTTCTAAAAAGTACGAGAATAGTATTGATTTTTACAAAGTAGATACAGATAAAGAACAAGATATTGCTTCTGTTCTTAAAGTGCAAAGTCTTCCAACTATTCTTTTTATTCCTGTTGATGGCAAACCAAAGGTTTCTGTTGGCTTTTTACAAGAAGATGCTTTTGAAAATATAATTAAGGATTTTTTTGGGTTTTAG